The Capra hircus breed San Clemente chromosome 25, ASM170441v1, whole genome shotgun sequence genome has a window encoding:
- the VASN gene encoding vasorin, with product MRSRAPLRLLLPLLLLPALGPGAQGCPPGCQCNQPRTVFCTARQGTTVPLDVPPDTVGLYVFENGITTLDAGSFAGLPGLQLLDLSQNQIASLPGGVFQPLANLSNLDLTANRLREITNETFRGLRRLERLYLGKNRIRHIQPGAFDALDHLLELKLQDNELQALPPLRLPRLLLLDLSHNGLPALEPGILDTANVEALRLAGLGLRHLDEGLLGRLRNLHDLDVADNQLERVPPAVRGLRGLTRLRLAGNTRIAQLRPEDLAGLAALQELDLSNLSLQALPHELSTLFPRLRLLAAARNPFNCVCPLSWFGPWVRESRLTLASPEETRCHFPPKNAGRLLLDLDYADFGCPATTTTATAPTTRAPVREPTLLPSSPAPTQLRPTELATEAPSRPPPTPPTAGPVPPPRDCPASICLNGGTCHLGVRGHLECLCPQGFTGLYCESRVRPGPRPSPAPATPRPLPLGIEPASPTSLRVGLQRFQQGSAVQLRSLRLTYRNLSGPDKRPVTLRLPASLAEYTVTQLRPNATYSICVRALGAGRVPEGEEACGEARTPPAVRSNHAPVTQAREGNLPLLIAPALAAVLLAVLAAVGAAFCVRRGRAAAAVAQGKGQVGPGAGPLELEGVKAPLEPDPKALEGGGEAPPGGLECEVPLMGYSGPSPQGPLPAKPYI from the coding sequence ATGCGCTCCAGGGCCCCCCTGCGCCTGctcctgccgctgctgctgctgccagccCTGGGGCCCGGGGCGCAGGGCTGCCCACCCGGCTGCCAGTGCAACCAGCCACGGACCGTCTTCTGCACCGCCCGCCAGGGGACCACCGTGCCTCTGGACGTGCCGCCCGACACCGTGGGCCTGTACGTCTTTGAGAACGGCATCACCACACTCGACGCAGGCAGCTTTGCTGGCCTGCCGGGGCTGCAGCTCCTGGACCTGTCGCAAAACCAGATCGCCAGCCTGCCTGGGGGTGTCTTCCAGCCACTGGCCAACCTCAGCAACCTGGACCTGACTGCCAACAGGCTCCGGGAAATCACCAACGAGACCTTCCGCGGCCTGCGCCGCCTTGAGCGCCTCTACCTGGGCAAGAACCGCATCCGCCACATCCAGCCTGGCGCCTTTGACGCGCTCGaccacctcctggagctcaaGCTGCAGGATAACGAGTTGCAGGCACTGCCCCCACTGCGCTTGCCCCGCCTGCTGCTGCTGGACCTCAGCCACAACGGCCTCCCAGCCCTGGAGCCTGGCATCCTGGACACTGCCAACGTGGAGGCGCTGCGGCTGGCTGGCCTGGGGCTGCGGCACCTGGACGAGGGGCTCCTCGGCCGCCTGCGCAACCTCCACGACCTGGACGTGGCCGACAACCAGCTAGAGCGTGTGCCCCCTGCCGTCCGGGGCCTGCGGGGCCTGACACGCCTGCGGCTGGCTGGCAACACCCGCATCGCCCAGCTGCGGCCGGAGGACCTGGCTGGCCTAGCGGCCCTGCAGGAGCTGGACCTGAGCAACCTGAGCCTGCAGGCCCTGCCACACGAGCTCTCCACCCTCTTCCCCCGCCTGAGGCTCCTGGCAGCCGCCCGCAACCCCTTCAACTGCGTGTGCCCCCTCAGCTGGTTCGGCCCCTGGGTCCGGGAGAGCCGCCTGACCTTGGCCAGCCCAGAGGAGACGCGCTGTCACTTCCCACCCAAGAACGCCGGCCGGCTGCTCCTGGACCTCGACTATGCCGACTTTGGCTGCCCGGCCACCACCACCACGGCCACGGCGCCCACCACGAGGGCCCCTGTGCGGGAGCCCACGCTCCTGCCTTCCAGCCCGGCTCCCACCCAGCTCCGCCCCACGGAGCTGGCCACTGAGGCCCCGAGCCGGCCGCCCCCAACGCCCCCGACTGCGGGGCCTGTGCCTCCACCCCGGGACTGCCCGGCGTCCATCTGCCTCAATGGTGGCACCTGCCACCTGGGGGTGCGGGGCCACCTGGAGTGCCTGTGTCCTCAGGGCTTCACGGGGCTGTACTGTGAGAGCCGGGTGAGGCCGGGACCCAGGCCCAGCCCCGCCCCGGCCACGCCGCGGCCCCTGCCCCTGGGCATCGAGCCTGCCAGCCCCACGTCCCTGAGGGTGGGGCTCCAGCGCTTCCAGCAGGGCAGCGCCGTGCAGCTGAGGAGCCTCCGCCTTACCTATCGCAACCTCTCGGGCCCCGACAAGCGGCCAGTGACGCTGCGGCTGCCCGCCTCACTCGCTGAGTACACCGTCACCCAGCTGCGGCCCAACGCCACCTACTCCATCTGCGTCCGggccctgggggctgggagggtgcCTGAGGGCGAGGAGGCCTGTGGGGAGGCCCGCACACCCCCAGCTGTCCGCTCCAACCACGCCCCGGTCACCCAGGCCCGCGAGGGCAACCTGCCGCTCCTAATCGCGCCTGCCCTGGCCGCCGTGCTCCTGGCCGTGCTGGCCGCCGTCGGGGCGGCCTTCTGTGTGCGGCGGGGGCGGGCCGCTGCAGCTGTGGCGCAGGGCAAAGGGCAAGTGGGACCTGGGGCCGGGCCCCTGGAGCTGGAGGGGGTGAAGGCCCCCCTGGAGCCAGACCCCAAGGCATTGGAGGGTGGTGGGGAAGCCCCACCGGGAGGGCTGGAGTGCGAGGTGCCGCTCATGGGCTACTCGGGGCCCAGCCCACAGGGGCCCCTCCCAGCCAAGCCCTACATCTAA